A genomic stretch from Corynebacterium terpenotabidum Y-11 includes:
- a CDS encoding zinc-binding alcohol dehydrogenase family protein, with amino-acid sequence MHAWQVTTPGPVDGPTAPVELVEKPVPTPGPGELLVHVRTCGVCRTDLHVTEGDLDMHREHVTPGHEIVGEVVGLGEGVAENWDGVRVGVAWLRSTCGQCRWCRTGRENLCPHSTYTGWDADGGYAEYTTVPADFAYRLPDGPTDVALSPLLCAGIIGYHALQRAGLPESTPDQPARVGLYGFGGSAHLCAQLALASGARVHVLTRDTAAQDLALSLGCASAAGAYDMPPEPLDAAILFAPVGDIVLPALRALDRGGILSIAGIHLSDIPPITYEEELFYEKEIRSVTSNTRAQGREFLDLVEEYGVRATTHGYPMSQGLDALRDLKAGRFDGAAVLVNDF; translated from the coding sequence ATGCATGCCTGGCAGGTCACCACGCCGGGGCCTGTCGACGGACCCACCGCCCCCGTCGAACTCGTCGAGAAACCGGTGCCGACTCCCGGCCCCGGTGAGCTGCTCGTCCATGTCCGGACCTGTGGGGTGTGCCGCACTGACCTGCACGTCACCGAGGGTGACCTGGATATGCACCGCGAACACGTCACCCCGGGTCACGAGATCGTCGGTGAGGTCGTCGGTCTCGGCGAGGGGGTCGCGGAGAACTGGGACGGGGTGCGCGTCGGCGTCGCCTGGCTGCGCTCCACCTGTGGGCAGTGCCGCTGGTGCAGGACCGGTCGGGAGAACCTCTGCCCGCACTCCACCTACACCGGGTGGGACGCCGACGGTGGGTACGCCGAGTACACGACCGTCCCCGCGGACTTCGCGTACCGGCTGCCGGACGGGCCGACCGATGTCGCCCTGTCGCCGCTGCTGTGTGCCGGGATCATCGGGTACCACGCCCTGCAGCGCGCCGGGCTGCCGGAATCGACCCCGGACCAACCCGCCCGGGTCGGGTTGTACGGCTTCGGCGGGTCGGCGCACCTGTGCGCCCAGCTGGCGTTGGCATCCGGGGCACGGGTCCACGTTCTGACCCGCGACACCGCGGCTCAGGACCTGGCCCTGTCGCTGGGCTGCGCCTCGGCCGCGGGCGCCTACGACATGCCGCCGGAGCCGTTGGACGCCGCGATCCTTTTCGCCCCGGTCGGTGACATCGTCCTGCCGGCCCTGCGTGCCCTGGACCGCGGCGGGATCCTGTCCATCGCCGGGATTCACCTGTCTGACATTCCGCCGATCACCTACGAGGAGGAACTGTTCTACGAGAAGGAGATTCGCTCGGTCACCTCGAACACACGGGCCCAGGGCCGCGAGTTCCTGGACCTGGTGGAGGAGTACGGGGTGCGCGCGACGACGCACGGGTACCCGATGTCGCAGGGGTTGGACGCACTGCGCGACCTCAAGGCAGGACGCTTCGACGGGGCGGCGGTGCTGGTCAATGACTTCTGA
- a CDS encoding cation-translocating P-type ATPase, whose protein sequence is MAGQAWHTLDLSVVREELAAPDNGLTSSDATDRLATYGANRIAEATTDPWYVILGRQITSPMVIFLLLAGIVTLIQQEWFEGAVIFLVVVINSTIGYWQANRAQKDVAALARLSTPEATVVRDGQVQDVPAVDIVPGDRVLLESGDLVPADLRIAETTSLRVDESMLTGEVLPTTKQVETGDIGEDAPVGDRATMAYSGTLVVSGRAAGVVVATGHGTELGSIASLVQEDSGKTPLQILTDRLEKTIAVLLVVVGVAVFVTNLILGTGLGDAFRSTVALIVSAMPEALPVVLSVAMGVGVSRMAERNAVVRNLPSVETLGSCTVIGSDKTGTLTVNRMTVEKIWTPPGLDESVSLRNGALTNDATQHPESGELTGDAVDAAMARVALDRGAVTPDERASTPLMDMPYEPELAFSQTLRREQDPDDPTGERFVLHVKGAPERIAAFCRDMAEGGVQDRAMTAANHAMAVDGLRVIGTAYRVLTVEEAAELAGGVLPDPHDLQFTGLQGMLDPPREGVRESIGQCRSAGIHVMMITGDHPVTATAIAKRLGLRHGDAPLTGQNLAELDDVQLKDRLKHTSVAARMSPQDKLRIVKLLKADGETVAVTGDGVNDAPALKAASIGVAMGDSGTDVARESADVVLTDDNFTTIVDAVRIGRVTFSSIRKATFFLLSNGLALMTAVVVNTFTELPLIFLPVMLLFMNIVTNGIQDIALSFEKGEGDELDQKPRPKGEGVLDARMWARTVITGLWMGIGTLLVYRVACDNGLPIDECRTLALITMVMFNFFQVFSARALRVSVFTLNPVGNPLLLISALMALFLQWGVTAWPAAADLIGLAPLTWHQWLMCTAIGGTVLLIVEAEKLVVQFLHRRRRRRR, encoded by the coding sequence ATGGCGGGGCAGGCCTGGCACACTCTCGACCTCAGCGTGGTGCGGGAGGAGTTGGCTGCCCCGGACAACGGGCTCACCAGCTCCGATGCGACGGACCGGCTGGCGACCTACGGAGCCAACCGGATCGCGGAAGCCACCACCGACCCCTGGTATGTCATCCTCGGCCGACAGATCACCTCACCGATGGTCATCTTCCTGCTGCTCGCCGGGATCGTCACCCTCATCCAGCAGGAGTGGTTCGAGGGCGCCGTCATCTTCCTCGTCGTCGTCATCAACTCCACGATCGGTTACTGGCAGGCGAACCGGGCACAGAAGGATGTCGCGGCACTGGCCCGCCTGTCCACCCCCGAGGCGACGGTCGTCCGCGACGGACAGGTGCAGGATGTTCCCGCCGTGGACATCGTCCCCGGGGACCGCGTCCTGCTCGAGTCCGGTGACCTGGTCCCGGCAGATCTGCGGATCGCCGAGACCACCAGCCTGCGCGTCGATGAGTCGATGCTCACCGGTGAGGTCCTTCCGACGACGAAGCAGGTCGAGACCGGGGACATCGGGGAGGACGCCCCGGTGGGCGACCGTGCCACCATGGCCTACTCCGGAACGCTGGTCGTCTCCGGCCGGGCGGCAGGTGTCGTCGTCGCGACCGGTCACGGGACCGAACTCGGTTCCATCGCGTCGCTGGTGCAGGAGGATTCGGGGAAGACGCCGCTGCAGATCCTCACTGACCGCCTGGAGAAGACGATCGCGGTCCTTCTCGTTGTCGTCGGCGTGGCGGTGTTCGTCACCAACCTCATCCTCGGCACCGGTCTCGGTGACGCTTTCCGCTCCACCGTCGCCCTCATTGTCTCGGCGATGCCGGAGGCCCTGCCGGTCGTGCTGTCGGTGGCGATGGGGGTGGGTGTGTCCCGGATGGCGGAGCGCAATGCCGTGGTCCGGAACCTGCCCAGTGTGGAGACCCTCGGGTCCTGTACCGTCATCGGCTCGGACAAGACCGGTACTCTCACCGTCAACCGGATGACGGTGGAGAAGATCTGGACGCCGCCCGGTCTCGACGAGTCCGTCTCCTTGCGGAACGGTGCGCTGACCAATGACGCCACCCAGCATCCGGAGTCCGGCGAGCTCACCGGGGACGCCGTGGATGCCGCGATGGCCCGTGTCGCCCTGGACCGTGGGGCGGTCACCCCGGACGAGCGGGCGTCCACCCCGCTGATGGACATGCCCTATGAGCCGGAGTTGGCGTTTTCCCAGACGCTGCGTCGGGAGCAGGATCCCGACGATCCCACCGGCGAACGATTCGTGCTGCATGTCAAAGGGGCACCGGAGCGGATCGCCGCCTTCTGCCGCGACATGGCGGAAGGGGGCGTGCAGGACAGGGCAATGACCGCGGCGAACCACGCGATGGCCGTCGACGGGTTGCGGGTCATCGGGACGGCGTACCGCGTCCTCACTGTCGAGGAGGCTGCGGAGCTGGCCGGTGGCGTCCTCCCTGACCCGCATGACCTGCAGTTCACTGGGCTGCAGGGCATGCTGGATCCGCCGCGTGAGGGAGTCCGTGAGTCGATCGGGCAGTGCCGTAGTGCCGGCATCCACGTCATGATGATCACCGGTGACCACCCGGTCACCGCGACAGCGATCGCCAAGCGGCTGGGCCTGCGCCACGGTGATGCGCCGCTCACCGGCCAGAACCTGGCGGAGCTCGACGATGTGCAGCTCAAGGACCGGTTGAAGCATACGAGTGTCGCGGCCCGGATGAGTCCACAGGACAAGCTGAGGATCGTCAAGCTGCTCAAGGCGGACGGGGAGACGGTCGCGGTCACCGGTGACGGGGTGAATGACGCCCCGGCGCTGAAGGCGGCGTCCATCGGTGTAGCCATGGGGGACTCGGGCACCGACGTGGCCCGCGAGTCCGCCGATGTGGTGCTCACCGACGACAACTTCACCACCATCGTCGACGCCGTGCGGATCGGCCGGGTGACGTTCTCCTCGATCCGGAAGGCCACCTTCTTCCTGCTGTCCAACGGTCTGGCGCTGATGACCGCCGTGGTGGTCAACACCTTCACCGAACTGCCGTTGATCTTCCTGCCGGTGATGCTGCTGTTCATGAACATCGTCACCAACGGTATCCAGGACATCGCCCTGTCCTTCGAGAAAGGGGAGGGCGATGAGCTCGACCAGAAACCACGGCCGAAGGGGGAGGGGGTGCTCGATGCCCGTATGTGGGCGCGGACCGTCATCACCGGCCTGTGGATGGGGATCGGCACGCTGCTGGTCTACCGGGTGGCCTGCGACAACGGTCTGCCGATCGACGAGTGCCGGACACTCGCCCTGATCACGATGGTGATGTTCAACTTCTTCCAGGTGTTCAGTGCGCGTGCCCTGCGGGTCTCCGTGTTCACCCTCAACCCGGTCGGTAACCCGCTGCTGCTCATCTCTGCGCTCATGGCACTGTTCCTGCAGTGGGGTGTGACGGCGTGGCCCGCGGCCGCGGATCTTATCGGTCTGGCGCCCCTGACCTGGCACCAGTGGCTGATGTGCACCGCGATCGGCGGTACCGTGCTGCTCATCGTGGAGGCCGAGAAACTGGTGGTGCAGTTCCTGCACCGGCGCAGGAGGCGGCGGCGGTAG
- a CDS encoding CHY zinc finger protein: MTSELPHAGLVGGVGCVHWHSPLDVVAIRFHCCGRTYPCLHCHDEAENHPVSPWPTSTATQRAEQAVLCRSCGEWLSIGEYLAVYGRAAVAPACPHCAASFNPGCALHTGIYFRGESSG; encoded by the coding sequence ATGACTTCTGAACTCCCGCACGCCGGACTCGTCGGCGGTGTGGGGTGCGTGCACTGGCACTCCCCATTGGACGTCGTGGCGATTCGCTTCCACTGCTGCGGGCGCACCTACCCCTGCCTGCACTGTCACGATGAGGCGGAGAACCATCCCGTGTCTCCCTGGCCGACATCGACTGCCACACAGCGGGCGGAGCAGGCGGTGCTGTGCCGGTCGTGCGGGGAGTGGCTAAGCATTGGGGAGTATCTCGCGGTGTACGGGCGTGCCGCAGTCGCACCGGCGTGCCCGCACTGCGCGGCGTCCTTCAACCCGGGCTGTGCCCTGCACACGGGGATCTACTTCCGGGGTGAGTCATCCGGGTGA